One Alnus glutinosa chromosome 3, dhAlnGlut1.1, whole genome shotgun sequence genomic region harbors:
- the LOC133862678 gene encoding cytochrome P450 703A2, whose amino-acid sequence MDLATFASTLLCAALLAKIIYQWLNRNSLHQAKRLPPGPPRLPIFGNLLQLSQLPHRDLASLCDKYGSLVYLRLGSAHAITTNDPDIICEILVRQDDVFASRPQTLAAVHLAYGCGDVALAPLGPHWKRMRRICMEHLLTTKRLESFAKHRAEESQHLVRDVWERAQTGKAVNLREVLGAFSMNNVTRMLLGKQYFGAESAGPQEAMEFMDITHELFCLLGLIYLGDYLPFWRWVDPYGCEKRMREVEKRVDDFHVKIIEEHKRARERKRKESMDDDEELDFVDVLLSLPGEDGKQHMDDREIKALIQDMIAAATDTSAVTNEWAMAEVIKHPHVLRKIQEELDSVVGPNKMVSESDMAQLNYLRCVVRETFRMHPAGPFLIPHESLCDTTINGYYIPAKTRVFINTHGLGRNTKIWDNVEEFQPERHWLADGRRVEISHGADFKILPFSAGKRKCPGAPLGVTMVLMALARLFHCFEWAPPEGLRPEDIDTNEVYGMTMPKAQPLMAVAKPRLADHMYL is encoded by the exons ATGGATTTAGCCACATTTGCTTCAACCCTTCTTTGTGCAGCTCTGCTCGCCAAAATCATTTACCAGTGGCTCAATCGGAATTCCCTACATCAAGCCAAAAGACTTCCTCCAGGGCCGCCAAGGCTGCCAATATTCGGCAACCTTCTCCAATTGAGCCAACTCCCCCACAGGGACCTAGCCTCTTTGTGCGACAAATATGGCTCCTTGGTCTACCTCCGCCTTGGCAGTGCTCACGCCATCACCACCAACGACCCTGATATCATATGTGAAATTCTGGTTCGTCAAGACGATGTATTTGCCTCCAGGCCACAGACTCTTGCTGCCGTTCATTTAGCCTACGGGTGCGGGGATGTGGCGCTTGCCCCATTGGGGCCGCATTGGAAGCGAATGAGGAGAATTTGCATGGAACACCTGTTGACAACAAAGCGACTTGAATCATTTGCGAAGCACCGTGCTGAGGAATCCCAGCATCTTGTGCGGGACGTTTGGGAGCGGGCTCAAACCGGAAAGGCGGTGAACTTGAGGGAAGTGTTGGGTGCGTTCTCGATGAACAATGTGACGAGGATGTTGCTAGGGAAGCAGTATTTTGGGGCTGAATCGGCTGGCCCTCAAGAGGCTATGGAGTTCATGGATATAACACATGAGTTGTTTTGCCTTTTGGGCTTGATATACTTGGGCGATTATCTACCATTTTGGAGGTGGGTGGACCCTTATGGCTGTGAGAAGAGGATGAGGGAAGTGGAGAAGAGAGTGGATGATTTTCACGTGAAAATTATTGAAGAACATAAGAGGgcaagggagagaaagagaaaggaaagcatggatgatgatgaagaaTTGGATTTTGTTGATGTCCTACTATCATTGCCTGGTGAAGATGGGAAACAACACATGGATGACAGAGAAATTAAAGCCCTAATCCAG GACATGATAGCCGCTGCTACAGACACCTCAGCTGTGACTAATGAGTGGGCGATGGCCGAGGTGATCAAGCATCCACATGTCCTCCGAAAGATCCAAGAAGAGCTTGATTCTGTTGTGGGCCCCAACAAAATGGTCTCTGAATCTGATATGGCTCAACTTAACTACTTGCGTTGCGTCGTACGTGAAACGTTTCGTATGCATCCAGCTGGGCCCTTTCTCATCCCACATGAATCTTTGTGTGACACCACCATCAACGGCTATTATATCCCGGCCAAGACACGTGTCTTCATCAACACTCACGGGCTAGGTCGGAACACCAAGATCTGGGACAACGTAGAGGAGTTTCAGCCCGAGAGGCATTGGTTGGCCGATGGGCGCCGAGTCGAGATTAGCCATGGAGCTGACTTCAAGATATTGCCATTCAGTGCTGGAAAGAGGAAGTGCCCCGGCGCGCCACTTGGGGTGACCATGGTTCTTATGGCTTTGGCTCGGCTCTTTCATTGCTTTGAATGGGCCCCACCGGAGGGGTTGAGGCCTGAAGATATAGATACAAATGAGGTTTATGGGATGACCATGCCCAAGGCCCAGCCATTGATGGCCGTTGCCAAGCCACGCTTGGCGGACCATATGTACCTTTAA
- the LOC133864405 gene encoding uncharacterized protein LOC133864405 — protein MEALSRMLNESMLQGLLSGFSVGIRDNEALVVNHLLFVDDTLIFYGAQAEHVRNLRCTFLCFEAVIGLRINLGKSELVSIGEVDDVESLAHILGCRIGSLLMTYLGMPLGASFKSLSIWNGVIEKVERRLARWKKLYLSKGGRVTLIHSTLSSIPTYYLSLFPIPVSVAKKLGVRNIIKFNQALLGKWMWRFSQERDALWRSVIEVMYGSVRGGWSSLLVTGSYGVSVWKFIRRGWDNVAKYLRFEVSEGSHIRFWHDLWCGNRPLKLCYPASYSIARFPNAWVVDNLSVVGVVSQWNVLFTRYAQD, from the coding sequence atggaagcgcttagTAGGATGTTGAATGAGTCTATGCTCCAAGGCTTGTTGTCTGGTTTTTCGGTGGGCATCAGGGataatgaagctttagtggtgaatcatttgCTGTTTGTTGATgatacattaattttttatggaGCACAGGCAGAgcatgttcgaaatttgaggtgtaccttcttatgttttgaagcggtgATAGGGTTGCGGATTaatttaggcaaatccgaattggtctctattggcgaggtggatgatgtggagtctttggcacatattctgggttgtagaattgggtctctgctgatgacttatttgggtatgccgttgggggCATCGTTTAAATCtctttctatttggaatggggttattgagaaaGTGGAGCGAAGGTTGGCTCGTTGGAAAAAgctttatttatccaagggtggtagggtgacgtTAATTCATAGTACACTATCcagcattcctacttattatttatctctgttccctattcctgtgagtgtagccaAGAAACTGGGAGTTCGtaatattattaagtttaatcaagccttattggggaagtggatgtGGAGGTTTTCGCAGGAACgtgatgctttgtggagatctGTGATTGAGGTGatgtatgggagtgtgaggggaggttggagTTCATTACTGGTGACGGggtcttatggtgtgagtgtttggaagtttattcgaaggggTTGGGATAATGTAGCCAAGTACTTGCGTTTTGAGGTGAGTGAggggtctcatattcgcttttggcatgatttatggtgtgggaaCAGGCCTCTCAAGCTATGCTATCCAGCTTCATACTCTATTGCTCGTTTTCCgaatgcttgggtggtggataatttgtctgtggtaggagTTGTGTCTCaatggaatgttctctttacacgctatgctcaggattga